The Anaerobaca lacustris genome includes the window ATGCTCCGCGCCGCCTACGACGCGACGAAGGCCCCGGGCTTCCTGGCCCTCCAGCGCAAGGCCTTCGACTGGTTCCTCGGGGCCAACGACCTGCGCGTGCCCCTGTACGACTTCCGGACCAAGGGATGCTCCGACGGATTGATGGCCAGCGGGGTCAACGGCAACCAGGGCGCCGAGAGCACCGTAAGCTTCCTGCTGGCCCTGCTGGCGATCGTCGAGAGCTACGCCACCGTCGACAGGACACAGGACGAAGGCGGTCCGAACTCTTCGGAGGCCGTCGGCGCAGACCCGCAGGACATGCCGAAGGTGGGCCGATAGAATGGACGCCGACACGTGTCCGAGGAGGGGATCGCCACCGCGCCAGGCAACATGAAGATCGCCACGTTCAACGTCAATTCGATCCGCGCCCGCCTGCCGATCGTCGTCGACTGGCTTGGGGCCAACCGGCCCGACGTGCTGGCCGTGCAGGAGACGAAGGTCCAGGACCAGGACTTCCCGGGCGAAGCATTCGACGAGATCGGATATCGTTACGTCTTCCGAGGGCAGAAGAGCTACAACGGCGTCGCGCTGTTCTCGCGGCATCCGATTCACGATGCGGAGTTCGGGTTCGACGACGAGCTAAAGGACGAGCCTCGCCTGCTGAAGGCATCGGTGAACGGCCTGACGATCGTCAATACGTACGTCCCGCAGGGTTTCCAGCCCGATTCGGACAAGTATCGCTACAAGCTCCAGTGGTTCGCCCGACTGGGCGCCTATTTCCGCAATCGCTTCAAGCCGACCGACCCGGTGCTCTGGCTGGGCGATCTGAACGTGGCCCCGCAGGCAATCGACGTGCATGATCCTGTATCGCTGCTGGGGCACGTCTGCTTCAATCCGCAGGTCCAGGAAGCACTCGAGGCCGTGATGGCCTGGGGCTTCACCGATCTGTTCCGGCGGCACTGCCCCGACCCCGGCCACTACAGCTTCTGGGACTACCGCGCCAGCAACGCCTTCAAGCAGAACCTCGGCTGGCGCATCGACCATCTCATGGCCACCGAGACCCTCGCACAGAAATGCACCGCCTGCTACATCGACAGCCAACCGCGCACCGCCGCCCGCCCCAGCGACCACACCCCCGTCGTTGCGGACTTTCAGTGGTGACAACAAGGACAGGAGCACGACCATGCAGCAACACGAACGGCAAGAACTGGATTGCACCCCACTTTCCCGTCGCTCTTTCATGAGAGGCTCGCTCGCCTTCGGGGCGGCTCCGTCGTTGCTGGCGGCCGGCGCCACGGCGCGGGCGCGGCGGCGCGACCGCCGGCCGAACGTGCTGTTCATTCTGACCGACGACCAGCGGTCCGATGCGATCGGCCTCGGCGGCAGCCGGCGCCTCAAGACCCCGCACATCGACCGGCTGGGCCGCGAGGGCATCCATTTCAAGAACACCTTCTGCACCACATCGCTGTGCTCGCCGAGCCGGGCCACAATCCTCAGTGGCCTCTACGCCCACGCCCACGGCGTCGTGAACAACTTCACCGAGTACCCCACCGACCTC containing:
- the xth gene encoding exodeoxyribonuclease III, whose product is MSEEGIATAPGNMKIATFNVNSIRARLPIVVDWLGANRPDVLAVQETKVQDQDFPGEAFDEIGYRYVFRGQKSYNGVALFSRHPIHDAEFGFDDELKDEPRLLKASVNGLTIVNTYVPQGFQPDSDKYRYKLQWFARLGAYFRNRFKPTDPVLWLGDLNVAPQAIDVHDPVSLLGHVCFNPQVQEALEAVMAWGFTDLFRRHCPDPGHYSFWDYRASNAFKQNLGWRIDHLMATETLAQKCTACYIDSQPRTAARPSDHTPVVADFQW